One Drosophila willistoni isolate 14030-0811.24 chromosome 2R unlocalized genomic scaffold, UCI_dwil_1.1 Seg167, whole genome shotgun sequence DNA segment encodes these proteins:
- the LOC26529848 gene encoding ficolin-2 isoform X3: MNALWFYLTFLCLTFKKCSAEVLPTGDVANFASFKGRQYPTPNYVTSCPQKQGYENIFSMALPGLRPFEILCDYEITGTGYIVIASRSNVELNFFRNWTEYKRGFGNYSGDFFIGLDKLHAITRSQPYELYVHLEDFEGNTRFARYDEFYIESENALYKLTTLGTYTGDAGDSLSVNKGFKFSTYDRDNDALDTQNCALERLGAWWYVDCTRSNLFGMYFVETSPSSASGMAWYDWRGENYSYKKMKMLMRPKYFCY; this comes from the exons ATGAATGCTTTGTGGTTTTATTTGACATTCTTATGCCTAACTTTTAAAAAGTGCAGTGCAGAAGTATTACCGACTGGTGATGTGGCCAATTTTGCAAG TTTTAAAGGCAGGCAATATCCAACCCCCAACTATGTAACCTCTTGTCCACAGAAACAAGGTTATGAAAATATCTTCTCAATGGCTCTTCCTGGTCTCCGACCGTTTGAGATCCTATGCGATTATGAAATTACAGGAACAGGATATATAGTAATCGCAAGTCGATCAAATGTTGAACTCAATTTCTTTAGAAACTGGACGGAATACAAACGAGGATTTGGAAACTATTCGGGAGATTTCTTTATAGGTCTCGACAAACTGCATGCCATCACGAGATCACAGCCCTATGAGTTGTACGTTCATTTGGAGGATTTTGAAGGAAACACTCGATTCGCCCGATACGATGAATTTTACATTGAAAGTGAAAATGCATTGTATAAGCTGACCACATTGGGAACATATACTGGAGATGCAGGAGACTCGTTGAGTGTCAACAAAGGTTTCAAGTTTTCCACATACGACAGGGACAATGATGCGCTCGATACTCAAAATTGTGCACTAGAACGACTCGGTGCTTGGTGGTACGTCGATTGCACCAGGAG CAATCTGTTCGGAATGTATTTCGTAGAAACATCTCCATCTTCTGCAAGTGGAATGGCATGGTATGATTGGCGTGGAGAGAATTATTcatacaaaaaaatgaaaatgttaatgcgtccaaaatatttttgttattaa
- the LOC6641881 gene encoding microfibril-associated glycoprotein 4, producing MKAFWICLAVLCPTFLKCNGKDITYTFNTSTVTSLTDEVAIPEDTGYIGNTTEPLTYCPQAFGVEGIFEITLPGLDPFPVLCDAQIAGAGYTVIASRSNVELNFFRNWTEYKRGFGYLSGDFFIGLDKLHAITKSQTYELYVHFEDFEGNTRFARYDEFYIENENELFKMSKLGTYTGDAGDSLSYHKNNKFSTYDNDNDGFENTNCALDRLGAWWYRSCTDSNLFGTYYFKETASYASGIVWYGWRGSRYSYKTMKMMLRPTSVLSCSECILWRNL from the exons TACGTCTACTGTTACAAG tttaacTGACGAAGTGGCCATCCCAGAGGACACCGGCTACATTGGTAATACAACGGAACCTCTTACCTACTGTCCACAGGCATTTGGTGTTGAAGGAATCTTCGAAATTACTCTTCCTGGTCTCGACCCGTTCCCCGTCCTATGCGATGCTCAAATCGCAGGAGCAGGATATACAGTAATCGCAAGTCGATCCAATGTTGAACTCAATTTTTTTAGAAACTGGACGGAATACAAACGAGGATTTGGATACCTTTCGGGAGATTTCTTTATAGGTCTCGACAAACTGCATGCAATCACGAAATCACAGACCTATGAGTTGTACGTTCATTTTGAGGATTTTGAAGGAAACACTCGATTCGCCCGATACGACgaattttatattgaaaatgaaaatgaattgtTTAAGATGAGCAAATTAGGAACATATACCGGAGACGCGGGAGACTCGTTGAGTTACCACAAGAATAACAAGTTTTCCACATATGATAACGACAATGATGGATTCGAAAATACAAATTGTGCATTGGACCGACTTGGTGCTTGGTGGTATAGATCTTGCACCGATAG CAATCTCTTTGGAACCTATTACTTCAAGGAAACTGCATCGTATGCCAGCGGAATAGTATGGTACGGTTGGCGTGGATCAAGGTACTCATACAAGACCATGAAAATGATGCTGCGACCCACAAGTGTGT taAGCTGTTCGGAATGTATTTTGTGGAGAAATCTGTGA
- the LOC26529848 gene encoding ficolin-2 isoform X2 → MNALWFYLTFLCLTFKKCSAEVLPTGDVANFASFKGSQYSTRRVEHDYSSRGTSCPQQHSWLGPFKIALPGLEPFEILCDYEITGAGYTVIASRSNVELNFFRNWTEYKRGFGNYSGDFFIGLDKLHAITKSQPYELYIHLEDFEGNTRFARYDEFYIESENALYKLSTLGTYTGDAGDSLGAHKGKNFTTYDNDNNSEEKNNCAIGQFGAWWFGGCPASNLFGMYYAGQPASYPTGIVWYYWRGTTYSYKTMKMLLRPKYVCSNQKK, encoded by the exons ATGAATGCTTTGTGGTTTTATTTGACATTCTTATGCCTAACTTTTAAAAAGTGCAGTGCAGAAGTATTACCGACTGGTGATGTGGCCAATTTTGCAAG TTTTAAAGGCAGTCAATATTCAACCCGGCGGGTTGAACATGACTATTCTTCTCGCGGAACCTCTTGTCCACAGCAACACAGCTGGTTGGGTCCTTTCAAAATTGCTCTTCCTGGTCTCGAACCGTTTGAGATCCTATGCGATTATGAAATTACAGGAGCAGGATATACAGTAATCGCAAGTCGATCAAATGTTGAACTCAATTTCTTTAGAAACTGGACGGAATACAAACGAGGATTTGGAAACTATTCGGGAGATTTCTTTATAGGTCTCGACAAACTGCATGCCATCACGAAATCACAGCCCTATGAGTTGTACATTCATTTGGAGGATTTTGAAGGAAACACTCGATTCGCCCGCTACGACGAGTTTTACATTGAAAGTGAAAATGCATTGTATAAGCTGAGCACATTGGGAACATATACTGGAGATGCAGGAGACTCGTTGGGGGCCCATAAGGGTAAAAACTTTACGACATATGATAACGACAACAattcagaagaaaaaaataattgcgCAATAGGACAATTTGGAGCCTGGTGGTTTGGAGGTTGCCCCGCTAG CAATCTGTTCGGAATGTACTATGCAGGGCAACCTGCCTCCTATCCAACTGGAATTGTATGGTATTATTGGCGTGGAACGacatattcatacaaaacaatgaaaatgttATTGCGTCCAAAATACGTCTGTtctaatcaaaaaaaataa
- the LOC26529848 gene encoding ficolin-2 isoform X1: MNALWFYLTFLCLTFKKCSAEVLLTGDVANFASFKGSQYSTRRVEHDYSSRGTSCPQQHSWLGPFKIALPGLEPFEILCDYEITGAGYTVIASRSNVELNFFRNWTEYKRGFGNYSGDFFIGLDKLHAITKSQPYELYIHLEDFEGNTRFARYDEFYIESENALYKLSTLGTYTGDAGDSLGAHKGKNFTTYDNDNNSEEKNNCAIGQFGAWWFGGCPASNLFGMYYAGQPASYPTGIVWYYWRGTTYSYKTMKMLLRPKYVCSNQKK, encoded by the exons ATGAATGCTTTGTGGTTTTATTTGACATTCTTATGCCTAACTTTTAAAAAGTGCAGTGCAGAAGTATTACTGACTGGTGATGTGGCCAATTTTGCAAG TTTTAAAGGCAGTCAATATTCAACCCGGCGGGTTGAACATGACTATTCTTCTCGCGGAACCTCTTGTCCACAGCAACACAGCTGGTTGGGTCCTTTCAAAATTGCTCTTCCTGGTCTCGAACCGTTTGAGATCCTATGCGATTATGAAATTACAGGAGCAGGATATACAGTAATCGCAAGTCGATCAAATGTTGAACTCAATTTCTTTAGAAACTGGACGGAATACAAACGAGGATTTGGAAACTATTCGGGAGATTTCTTTATAGGTCTCGACAAACTGCATGCCATCACGAAATCACAGCCCTATGAGTTGTACATTCATTTGGAGGATTTTGAAGGAAACACTCGATTCGCCCGCTACGACGAGTTTTACATTGAAAGTGAAAATGCATTGTATAAGCTGAGCACATTGGGAACATATACTGGAGATGCAGGAGACTCGTTGGGGGCCCATAAGGGTAAAAACTTTACGACATATGATAACGACAACAattcagaagaaaaaaataattgcgCAATAGGACAATTTGGAGCCTGGTGGTTTGGAGGTTGCCCCGCTAG CAATCTGTTCGGAATGTACTATGCAGGGCAACCTGCCTCCTATCCAACTGGAATTGTATGGTATTATTGGCGTGGAACGacatattcatacaaaacaatgaaaatgttATTGCGTCCAAAATACGTCTGTtctaatcaaaaaaaataa